From Apium graveolens cultivar Ventura chromosome 9, ASM990537v1, whole genome shotgun sequence, the proteins below share one genomic window:
- the LOC141685364 gene encoding uncharacterized protein LOC141685364, which produces MDKSWIFKDRDTLDYKIGVEEFLIFAEENASDPKRIPCPCKRCANFKKFVVKIIRGHLYENGFSLGYLDWIWHTQGSASRSSVNRNALTPASTPAPALTSARAPIPSPGLASETVNVCDAAYNSSEYNNESYQFRRFMADAEQPLYEGSECTKLELMLKLHNWKAKFGISDSAFNDLLSTVGSLLPKDNVMPPNAYEAKKTLSDLGLEYIKYHSCPNNCILYWGVNVDASECPKCRLSRWKLGKDGKIRINIPAKVMWYFPIIPRFKRMFKSPSTSELMTWHSKQRIEDEKMRHPADSPSWRNINYRWPAFGSDARNIRLALSADGINPHTNGLTNRYSCWPIVLVTYNLPLWLCIKRKFMMLTILVSGPHEPANDVDVYLQPLIDDLKKLWEEGEPNVYDAYTKSYFTLKAILLWTINDFPAYGNLSGCINKGYMCCPVYADDTVAKYLSHSRKMCYQGHRRYLARNHPYRKQKAAFNGQQELGQARQPLSGEEVLLQQDKIKFQFGKEARKSKKVNCPWKKKSVFFELEYWKFHHVRHCLDGMHVEKNVCDSLIGTLLNMKSKSKDSEASHLDMIGMGVKADLAPQKGERKTYLPPSIFNLSKAEKKKMLSSLMHMKLPYGHASNIKNSVSI; this is translated from the coding sequence ATGGACAAATCTTGGATTTTCAAAGATAGGGACACACTTGACTATAAAATCGGGGTTGAAGAGTTTTTGATATTTGCCGAGGAAAATGCTAGTGATCCTAAAAGAATCCCCTGCCCCTGTAAAAGATGTGCTAACTTCAAAAAATTTGTAGTTAAGATTATCAGGGGACATTTATATGAAAATGGTTTTAGTCTGGGGTACCttgattggatttggcatacACAAGGGTCTGCAAGTAGGTCATCAGTTAATAGAAATGCTCTGACCCCTGCATCTACGCCTGCCCCTGCACTTACGTCTGCTCGTGCACCGATACCTTCCCCTGGCCTTGCATCAGAAACAGTCAATGTTTGTGATGCTGCATATAATTCGAGTGAGTACAATAATGAGTCGTATCAGTTTAGGAGATTTATGGCTGATGCTGAACAGCCTTTGTATGAGGGTAGTGAATGTACCAAGTTGGAGTTGATGCTAAAATTGCACAATTGGAAAGCTAAGTTCGGAATTAGTGATAGTGCCTTTAACGATTTGCTGTCTACCGTTGGCTCTCTCCTTCCTAAGGACAATGTGATGCCACCTAATGCATATGAAGCCAAGAAAACCTTATCCGACTTGGGCCTAGAATACATAAAATATCACTCATGTCCAAACAATTGCATACTGTATTGGGGGGTAAATGTTGATGCTTCCGAGTGTCCTAAGTGTCGTTTATCTCGCTGGAAGTTAGGAAAGGATGGTAAAATAAGGATTAATATTCCTGCTAAAGTAATGTGGTATTTTCCAATTATACCGAGATTCAAACGGATGTTTAAATCTCCTTCTACATCTGAACTAATGACCTGGCACTCAAAGCAGCGAATAGAAGACGAAAAGATGCGGCATCCAGCCGACTCTCCTTCTTGGAGAAATATCAACTATAGGTGGCCTGCCTTCGGTAGTGATGCACGAAATATTCGTTTGGCGTTGTCTGCAGATGGTATAAACCCACATACTAACGGTCTAACCAATAGATACTCTTGTTGGCCAATAGTATTAGTGACTTATAATCTTCCACTGTGGTTATGTATAAAGAGGAAATTTATGATGCTAACAATTTTAGTTTCTGGTCCACATGAGCCTGCCAATGATGTTGACGTATATTTACAGCCTTTAATCGATGATTTAAAGAAGTTGTGGGAAGAAGGTGAACCAAATGTTTATGATGCATACACCAAGTCATATTTCACTTTAAAAGCAATTTTATTGTGGACAATAAATGACTTTCCTGCATATGGAAATCTGTCCGGATGCATTAATAAAGGTTATATGTGTTGTCCAGTATATGCTGATGATACAGTTGCCAAGTATTTAAGCCATAGCAGGAAGATGTGTTACCAAGGCCATCGGCGTTACTTGGCTAGGAATCATCCATATAGGAAGCAAAAGGCCGCTTTTAATGGACAACAAGAATTAGGGCAGGCACGTCAACCTCTGTCTGGAGAAGAGGTTTTATTGCAGCAAGATAAAATTAAATTTCAGTTTGGGAAGGAAGCAAGGAAGTCAAAGAAGGTTAATTGTCCATGGAAGAAAAAGTCAGTTTTTTTCGAATTAGAATATTGGAAGTTTCACCATGTCCGTCATTGTTTAGATGGCATGCACGTCGAGAAGAATGTGTGTGATAGCTTGATCGGCACACTACTAAATATGAAATCTAAGTCTAAAGATAGTGAAGCTTCTCATCTTGACATGATTGGCATGGGGGTTAAGGCTGATCTAGCTCCACAAAAAGGAGAAAGAAAAACCTACTTACCCCCTTCGATTTTTAATTTGTCCAAGGCAgaaaaaaagaaaatgttgtcATCGTTAATGCACATGAAACTTCCTTATGGACACGCGTCGAACATTAAAAACAGTGTTTCCATATAA